A window of the Streptomyces sp. Ag109_O5-10 genome harbors these coding sequences:
- a CDS encoding VWA domain-containing protein: protein MIRTHRPAAGVCALLAALAAGIAFPGHAVADETEQAAPKVELVLDVSGSMRTADIDGGTRMAAAKQAFNEVLDATPEGVQLGIRTLGANYRGNDRKEGCKDTAQLYPVGTLDRTEAKTAVATLSPTGWTPIGPALLKAADDLQGGAGTRRIVLISDGEDTCQPLDPCEVAREIAAKGVGLTIDTLGLVPDAKTRDQLSCIADATGGTYTSVQHKEELTDRVGQLVDRAADPVVTPVATEGAAQCSSAPALKSGLYTDREEFGQQRWYKVDVEPGKELRASVSVAADRAVNPDYGVLLRAVTVHGREIVRGEASGTGRTDVISTGLRYPKAESDDEDTTPETVCLQVTNSFSATAGVKTSPGLPVELTVDVVDGPAKASDVASFGLGRGWWLLGALVLTGFLAGLLWGWVSRWRVAVWRTN from the coding sequence ATGATCAGAACACATCGGCCGGCGGCAGGAGTCTGTGCCCTGCTCGCCGCCCTGGCGGCCGGGATCGCGTTCCCCGGCCATGCGGTCGCCGACGAGACCGAACAGGCCGCTCCCAAGGTGGAGCTCGTGCTGGACGTCAGCGGTTCCATGCGGACGGCGGACATCGACGGCGGGACGCGCATGGCCGCGGCCAAGCAGGCGTTCAACGAGGTGCTGGACGCGACACCCGAGGGGGTCCAGCTCGGCATCCGCACCCTGGGTGCCAACTACCGCGGCAACGACCGCAAGGAGGGCTGCAAGGACACCGCGCAGCTCTACCCGGTCGGCACCCTGGACCGCACCGAGGCGAAGACCGCCGTCGCCACGCTCTCGCCGACCGGCTGGACCCCGATCGGCCCCGCGCTGCTCAAGGCGGCCGACGACCTCCAGGGCGGTGCCGGGACCCGCCGGATCGTCCTGATCAGCGACGGCGAGGACACCTGCCAGCCGCTGGACCCGTGCGAGGTGGCCCGCGAGATCGCCGCCAAGGGCGTCGGGCTGACCATCGACACCCTCGGTCTGGTGCCGGACGCCAAGACCCGCGACCAGCTCAGCTGCATCGCGGACGCGACCGGCGGCACCTACACCTCCGTCCAGCACAAGGAGGAACTGACGGACCGGGTCGGCCAGTTGGTGGACCGGGCGGCGGACCCCGTGGTCACGCCGGTGGCCACCGAGGGGGCGGCTCAGTGCTCGTCCGCGCCCGCGCTGAAGTCGGGGCTGTACACCGACCGCGAGGAGTTCGGGCAGCAGCGCTGGTACAAGGTCGACGTCGAGCCGGGCAAGGAGCTGCGCGCTTCGGTGAGTGTCGCGGCCGACCGGGCCGTGAACCCCGACTACGGCGTGCTGCTGCGCGCGGTGACCGTGCACGGCCGTGAGATCGTGCGCGGCGAGGCCTCGGGGACGGGCCGTACGGACGTCATCTCGACCGGACTGCGGTATCCGAAGGCCGAAAGCGACGACGAGGACACCACCCCGGAGACCGTCTGCCTCCAGGTGACCAACTCCTTTTCGGCCACGGCCGGGGTGAAGACCAGCCCCGGTCTGCCGGTCGAGCTGACGGTCGACGTGGTGGACGGGCCGGCGAAGGCGAGCGACGTCGCCTCCTTCGGTCTCGGCCGCGGCTGGTGGCTGCTCGGGGCGCTGGTGCTGACCGGTTTCCTCGCGGGTCTGTTGTGGGGCTGGGTGTCGCGGTGGCGGGTCGCGGTCTGGAGGACCAACTGA
- a CDS encoding IucA/IucC family siderophore biosynthesis protein has product MERVDLMPLSDAVGERADAYAAAPLLNCLLREVAHPLPDAGEGPWRVHRLPGGGRLLRVRGERRPSAPEVYADGTWHRLGHAELVKLVAEELRIHTGLSNGDLPAEMLDSRDTVAALLTARARATAPDDPYLRSEQSLITGHPYHPAPKARGGGPATAWLPYAPEAHARFPLVLLAVREDEVAEEGDTTALDRLAAVPPGYRLLPAHPWQLDLAGRGLAPAFADGRLLRLGESDFAAWPTAAIRTVYEPERDLFLKFSLDVRITNDIRRLWAHDLRKLGRTNAAVTAAFTAMGGPAGWLGDRGYRTARFAFEELAVIVRDGLHGPLLPGATPLLAAGLVEGFDGDPLAAAADPGAWWEAYLRAVVPPALTAFAEHGVVLEAHLQNTLVAVDADGMPVQALYRDAEGVKLRADVDRAAGWERLVYCLVVNHLTEVAAALAEHHPGFDPWPAARRELARHPLPEAADLLASPTLPGKTNLLLRWTGADGADARYLPLPNPLA; this is encoded by the coding sequence ATGGAACGTGTGGACCTCATGCCCCTCAGCGACGCGGTCGGCGAACGCGCCGACGCGTATGCTGCCGCGCCCCTGCTCAACTGCCTGCTGCGGGAGGTGGCCCACCCGCTCCCGGACGCCGGGGAAGGGCCGTGGCGGGTCCACCGGCTGCCCGGCGGCGGACGGCTGCTGCGGGTGCGCGGCGAACGCCGGCCGAGCGCGCCCGAGGTGTACGCGGACGGTACCTGGCACCGTCTCGGCCACGCCGAACTCGTGAAACTCGTCGCCGAGGAGCTGCGCATCCACACCGGGCTCTCCAACGGGGACCTGCCGGCCGAGATGCTCGACAGCCGGGACACGGTCGCCGCGCTGCTCACGGCACGCGCCCGGGCGACGGCGCCCGACGACCCGTACCTGCGTTCGGAGCAGTCCCTCATCACCGGCCATCCCTACCACCCGGCCCCCAAGGCACGCGGCGGCGGCCCGGCCACCGCCTGGCTGCCGTACGCCCCCGAGGCGCACGCCCGGTTCCCGCTGGTGCTGCTCGCGGTCCGCGAGGACGAGGTGGCGGAGGAGGGCGACACGACGGCGCTGGACCGGCTGGCCGCCGTACCGCCCGGCTACCGGCTGCTGCCCGCCCACCCCTGGCAGCTCGACCTGGCCGGCCGCGGCCTCGCCCCCGCCTTCGCGGACGGACGGCTGCTGCGCCTCGGCGAGAGCGACTTCGCCGCCTGGCCGACGGCGGCGATCCGCACGGTGTACGAGCCGGAGCGCGATCTCTTCCTGAAATTCAGCCTGGATGTCCGGATCACCAACGACATCCGCCGCCTCTGGGCGCACGACCTGCGGAAACTGGGCCGTACCAACGCGGCCGTCACCGCCGCGTTCACGGCGATGGGCGGGCCCGCGGGCTGGCTCGGCGACCGCGGCTACCGCACCGCCCGCTTCGCCTTCGAGGAACTCGCGGTCATCGTCAGGGACGGGCTGCACGGACCGCTGCTCCCCGGGGCGACCCCGCTGCTCGCCGCCGGTCTGGTGGAGGGCTTCGACGGCGACCCGCTGGCCGCGGCGGCGGACCCCGGCGCCTGGTGGGAGGCGTATCTGCGGGCGGTCGTCCCCCCGGCCCTGACCGCCTTCGCGGAGCACGGCGTCGTCCTGGAGGCGCATCTGCAGAACACCCTGGTCGCCGTCGACGCCGACGGCATGCCCGTGCAGGCGCTGTACCGGGACGCCGAAGGGGTCAAGCTGCGGGCCGACGTGGACCGGGCCGCCGGGTGGGAGCGGCTGGTGTACTGCCTCGTCGTCAACCACCTGACCGAGGTCGCCGCCGCGCTCGCCGAACACCACCCCGGCTTCGACCCCTGGCCCGCGGCCCGGCGGGAGCTGGCCCGGCATCCGCTCCCGGAGGCGGCCGACCTGCTGGCCTCCCCGACCCTGCCCGGCAAGACCAACCTCCTGCTGCGCTGGACCGGGGCGGACGGCGCCGACGCACGCTATCTGCCGCTGCCGAATCCGCTGGCCTGA
- a CDS encoding MFS transporter, with product MSTTTGTPAAPVTPSRTYPRRASLAVLCAGALMTVLDGSIVTVAMPAVQRDLGFSGPGLAWVVNAYLIPFGGLLLLFGRLGDLIGRKRMFTAGLALFTAASVACGLATSQGALIAARAVQGAGGAMTSAVVLGMLVSLFPEPREQARAIAAFSAVGAVGATLGTFLGGALTQALSWHWIFLINLPIGLAAWLAAVRILVPEPGAGLRRGADGPGAALVTGALMLTVYVIVGSGDRGPAATWLLAALALALLVAFTVRQARAEHPLLRLRLLRSRTLSGANGVQVLLIATMYGFQFIGALYIQRVLGFGELRTGLAFLPAPLAIGALMLGLSARATARFGAYHVLLTGLVLVTAGMALLTRAPAAGSYAADVLPPMLLMAAGFAAAMPPLTGLAMAGAGEADAGLASGLFNTTQVVGGSLGLAALSTLAASRTDGLLHAGAELVPATAEGYRLAFRVAAVIAAGALALAATALRPGRT from the coding sequence ATGTCGACCACGACCGGCACACCGGCCGCACCGGTGACTCCTTCCCGAACATACCCGCGGCGGGCGTCCCTCGCCGTCCTGTGCGCGGGCGCGCTGATGACGGTCCTGGACGGCAGCATCGTCACCGTGGCGATGCCGGCCGTCCAACGCGACCTGGGCTTCAGCGGCCCGGGGCTGGCCTGGGTGGTGAACGCCTATCTGATCCCGTTCGGCGGACTGCTTCTGCTGTTCGGCCGTCTGGGTGATCTGATCGGCCGCAAGCGGATGTTCACGGCCGGGCTCGCCCTGTTCACCGCGGCCTCCGTGGCGTGCGGGCTGGCGACGAGCCAGGGCGCGCTGATCGCGGCGCGGGCGGTGCAGGGCGCGGGCGGCGCGATGACCTCGGCCGTCGTGCTCGGCATGCTGGTGTCGCTCTTCCCCGAGCCGCGCGAACAGGCGCGCGCCATCGCGGCGTTCAGCGCGGTGGGGGCCGTGGGCGCCACCCTGGGCACCTTCCTGGGCGGCGCGCTGACACAGGCGCTGAGCTGGCACTGGATCTTCCTGATCAACCTGCCGATCGGGCTGGCGGCCTGGCTCGCCGCGGTACGGATCCTGGTCCCGGAGCCCGGCGCCGGGCTCCGCAGGGGCGCCGACGGTCCGGGGGCGGCCCTAGTCACCGGTGCGCTGATGCTCACCGTGTACGTCATCGTCGGCTCCGGCGACCGGGGCCCGGCCGCCACCTGGCTCCTGGCCGCGCTCGCCCTCGCGCTCCTCGTGGCGTTCACCGTCCGCCAGGCCCGGGCCGAGCACCCGCTGCTGCGGCTGCGGCTGCTGCGCTCCCGGACGCTGAGCGGCGCGAACGGCGTGCAGGTCCTGCTGATCGCGACGATGTACGGCTTCCAGTTCATCGGGGCGCTCTACATCCAGCGCGTGCTGGGCTTCGGCGAGTTGCGGACCGGCCTCGCCTTCCTGCCGGCACCGCTCGCGATCGGCGCCCTGATGCTGGGGCTCTCGGCGCGCGCGACCGCCCGCTTCGGCGCGTACCACGTGCTCCTCACCGGGCTGGTCCTCGTCACCGCCGGGATGGCCCTGCTGACCCGGGCGCCCGCGGCCGGCTCGTACGCGGCCGACGTACTGCCCCCGATGCTGCTCATGGCGGCCGGTTTCGCCGCGGCGATGCCCCCGCTCACCGGCCTCGCCATGGCCGGCGCCGGCGAGGCGGACGCGGGACTGGCCTCCGGTCTCTTCAACACCACGCAGGTGGTGGGCGGTTCGCTCGGCCTGGCCGCCCTGTCCACCCTCGCGGCGAGCCGTACCGACGGCCTGCTGCACGCGGGCGCCGAGCTGGTCCCGGCCACGGCCGAGGGCTACCGGCTGGCGTTCCGGGTGGCCGCGGTGATCGCCGCGGGAGCCCTGGCGCTGGCGGCGACCGCACTGCGGCCAGGGCGCACCTGA
- a CDS encoding helix-turn-helix domain-containing protein: protein MSQRNTGVTSQVVNAQACPVREVLDRVAGKWSVQILVAASHGPIRFTELERGIEGISRRMLTLTLRNLERDGLVTRTVHATVPPRVEYELTQVAMELHETLQRLTDWAEHNRHYIAKARAAYDAEHQPELLDV from the coding sequence ATGTCCCAGAGGAACACCGGTGTTACCAGCCAGGTCGTGAACGCGCAGGCCTGCCCCGTCCGCGAGGTTCTTGACAGGGTGGCCGGCAAATGGAGCGTGCAGATCCTGGTGGCGGCCTCGCACGGGCCCATCCGCTTCACGGAACTGGAGCGCGGCATCGAGGGGATCAGCCGCCGGATGCTGACCCTCACCCTGCGCAACCTGGAGCGCGACGGCCTGGTGACCCGCACCGTGCATGCGACGGTGCCGCCGCGCGTCGAGTACGAACTCACACAGGTGGCGATGGAGTTGCACGAGACCCTGCAGCGGCTGACCGACTGGGCCGAGCACAACCGCCACTACATCGCGAAGGCCCGTGCGGCCTACGACGCCGAGCACCAGCCGGAACTGCTCGACGTGTAG
- a CDS encoding thioesterase family protein, whose protein sequence is MSEPYSVRVTVRGYETDVQGHLNQAVYLNYAEHARWSLLQAAGVSQAGLIGRGVGPVALETTIRYKRELLAGDEVDVTCAFEWGAGKTFRMLQKITKADGTPAAEVDAVGGLLDLKARKLVADPREVFEELTSAPELFGF, encoded by the coding sequence GTGAGCGAACCGTATTCCGTCCGCGTCACGGTCCGTGGCTACGAGACCGATGTGCAGGGGCACCTGAACCAGGCGGTGTACCTCAACTACGCCGAGCACGCCCGCTGGTCACTGCTCCAGGCGGCGGGGGTCAGCCAGGCCGGGCTGATAGGGCGGGGGGTCGGCCCGGTCGCGCTGGAGACGACGATCCGCTACAAGCGGGAGCTGCTCGCCGGTGACGAGGTCGACGTGACCTGCGCGTTCGAGTGGGGAGCCGGCAAGACGTTCCGCATGCTGCAGAAGATCACCAAAGCGGACGGCACGCCGGCCGCCGAGGTCGACGCGGTCGGCGGCCTGCTGGACCTGAAGGCCCGGAAGCTGGTCGCCGACCCCCGCGAGGTCTTCGAGGAACTCACCTCGGCCCCGGAGCTGTTCGGGTTCTGA
- a CDS encoding pyridoxal phosphate-dependent aminotransferase, which produces MEFRQSNKLSEVCYEIRGPVIEHANALEEAGHSVLRLNTGNPALFGFEAPEEILQDMIRMLPQAHGYTDSRGILSARRAVAGRYQTLGLEVGVDDVFLGNGVSELVSMAVQALVEDGDEILIPAPDFPLWTAVTTLAGGKAVHYLCDEQADWYPDLADLESKITDRTKAVVIINPNNPTGAVYPKEILEGILDLARRHGLMVFADEIYDQILYDDAVHHSTAALAPDLVVLTFCGLSKTYRVAGFRSGWMVVTGPKQHAKDYLEGLTMLASMRLCANAPAQYAIQAALGGRQSVRELVAPGGRLYEQRNVAWEKLNEIPGVSCVKPKGALYAFARIDPKVHPIHDDERFVLDLLLQEKIQVVQGTGFNWPTTDHFRILTLPHAETLETAIGRIGRFLSGYRQ; this is translated from the coding sequence ATGGAGTTCCGGCAGTCCAACAAGCTCAGCGAGGTCTGTTACGAGATCCGCGGACCGGTGATCGAGCACGCCAACGCGCTGGAGGAGGCGGGCCACAGCGTGCTGCGCCTGAACACCGGCAACCCGGCGCTCTTCGGGTTCGAAGCCCCTGAGGAGATCCTCCAGGACATGATCCGGATGCTCCCGCAGGCACACGGCTACACCGACTCGCGCGGCATCCTCTCCGCCCGCCGGGCGGTCGCCGGGCGCTACCAGACGCTGGGTCTGGAGGTCGGCGTCGACGACGTGTTCCTCGGCAACGGCGTCTCGGAGCTGGTCTCCATGGCCGTACAGGCGCTCGTCGAGGACGGCGACGAGATCCTCATCCCGGCCCCGGACTTCCCGCTCTGGACCGCGGTGACCACCCTCGCCGGCGGCAAGGCGGTGCACTATCTCTGCGACGAACAGGCCGACTGGTACCCGGACCTGGCCGACCTGGAGTCGAAGATCACGGACCGCACCAAGGCCGTCGTCATCATCAACCCCAACAACCCGACCGGCGCGGTGTACCCGAAGGAGATCCTGGAGGGCATCCTCGACCTGGCCCGCCGGCACGGCCTGATGGTCTTCGCGGACGAGATCTACGACCAGATCCTGTACGACGACGCCGTCCACCACTCCACCGCGGCGCTCGCCCCCGACCTCGTGGTCCTCACCTTCTGCGGCCTGTCCAAGACCTACCGCGTGGCGGGCTTCCGCTCGGGCTGGATGGTCGTCACCGGACCGAAGCAGCACGCCAAGGACTACCTGGAGGGCCTCACCATGCTGGCCTCCATGCGGCTGTGCGCCAACGCCCCCGCCCAGTACGCCATCCAGGCCGCGCTCGGCGGCCGCCAGTCCGTCCGCGAACTGGTCGCCCCCGGCGGCAGGCTGTACGAGCAGCGCAACGTGGCCTGGGAGAAGCTCAACGAGATCCCCGGTGTCTCGTGCGTCAAGCCGAAGGGCGCCCTGTACGCCTTCGCCCGCATCGATCCCAAGGTGCACCCCATCCACGACGACGAGAGGTTCGTCCTGGACCTGCTGCTCCAGGAGAAGATCCAGGTCGTCCAGGGCACCGGCTTCAACTGGCCCACCACCGACCACTTCCGCATCCTCACCCTGCCCCACGCGGAGACCCTGGAGACGGCGATCGGCCGGATCGGGCGGTTCCTGAGCGGCTATCGGCAGTAG
- a CDS encoding histidine phosphatase family protein: protein MADVLLVRHGETEWSRSGRHTGWTDVPLTEHGREEARRLMPLIRSHRIGAAFVSPLQRARETAELIGVPDARVDADLREWDYGGYEGVTTVEIQRTRPGWLLFTDGVAPGPPDHPGESPEQVGERADRMLSKVEAALADTEGVVLLVAHGHFLRVLTARRLGLPPSAGALFQLATGTLCRLGTEHDRPVIAGWNIRPGG from the coding sequence ATGGCTGATGTCCTTCTCGTCCGGCACGGTGAGACCGAGTGGTCGCGGTCCGGACGGCATACCGGGTGGACCGACGTGCCGCTCACCGAACACGGCAGGGAGGAGGCGCGCCGGCTGATGCCGCTGATCCGCTCGCACCGCATCGGTGCCGCCTTCGTCAGCCCGCTCCAGCGGGCCCGCGAGACCGCCGAGCTGATCGGGGTGCCCGACGCCCGGGTCGACGCCGACCTGCGGGAGTGGGACTACGGCGGCTACGAGGGCGTGACCACCGTGGAGATCCAGCGCACCCGGCCCGGCTGGTTGCTGTTCACGGACGGGGTCGCGCCCGGCCCGCCGGACCATCCCGGGGAGAGCCCGGAGCAGGTCGGCGAGCGGGCCGACCGGATGCTGTCCAAGGTCGAGGCGGCCCTCGCCGACACGGAGGGGGTCGTGCTGCTGGTCGCCCACGGGCACTTCCTGCGCGTCCTGACCGCGCGCCGACTGGGCCTGCCGCCGTCCGCCGGGGCCCTGTTCCAGCTGGCCACGGGGACACTGTGCCGGCTGGGCACGGAGCACGACCGGCCGGTGATCGCGGGCTGGAACATCCGGCCCGGCGGGTAG
- a CDS encoding IucA/IucC family protein, with amino-acid sequence MRRPSPIETRLAAELAEVRPDLVDRYTAELPGARAAVLTRLWRALAHEPLPWVARRVRGAHSLAVWLADGRALHGPRADPYATGAYVTAVRLDGEAYDDPARLMTELGWPHSTGFAAELGHSAASLALSRAGQEAGSPEWPGSDWEWEQRVVDGHPFHPNCRSRPGFSAAEQLAYGPEHRQAVRLETVPAAAGDCLLTGDWPAELRYGQRLLIPVHPWQHAHVLKGGPAGPWRDAHPLMSLRTLALDGGTHVKTALSARLTSSVRDISTYSVGAAVTLSSFATDLADRTDGLLHITRTLGAVTAGSPDLAALLRESPQAYAAPGERVLPVAALATTTLPESPSWLAGFTRLALTVGLRLLDLGVALEAHGQNLLVVLSGTGAPLRLVYRDLADIRLSPARLRRHGITPPDLTGRLVTDDETALRRKLFGSLVGGALASTAGSGPALATALEAAVRHLPATPDLTALREGPLPTKALTLMRLSPQVPGDQWTALPNPLAAVR; translated from the coding sequence GTGCGCCGTCCCTCCCCCATCGAGACCCGGCTGGCCGCGGAGCTGGCCGAGGTGCGGCCGGACCTCGTCGACCGGTACACGGCCGAGCTGCCCGGTGCGCGGGCGGCGGTGCTGACCCGGCTGTGGCGGGCGCTGGCGCACGAGCCGCTGCCGTGGGTGGCGCGCCGGGTGCGCGGGGCGCACAGCCTCGCCGTGTGGCTGGCCGACGGGCGGGCGCTGCACGGGCCGCGGGCGGACCCGTACGCGACGGGAGCGTATGTGACCGCCGTACGTCTGGACGGGGAGGCCTACGACGATCCGGCGCGGCTGATGACGGAGCTGGGCTGGCCGCACTCCACGGGATTCGCGGCCGAGCTCGGCCACAGCGCGGCCTCGCTGGCGCTCTCGCGCGCCGGTCAGGAGGCCGGTTCCCCGGAGTGGCCCGGGTCGGACTGGGAGTGGGAGCAGCGGGTCGTCGACGGCCATCCCTTCCACCCCAACTGCCGTTCCAGGCCGGGCTTCTCGGCGGCGGAGCAGCTCGCGTACGGGCCGGAGCACCGGCAGGCCGTGCGGCTGGAGACGGTCCCGGCCGCGGCCGGGGACTGCCTGCTGACCGGCGACTGGCCGGCCGAACTCCGCTATGGACAGCGTCTGTTGATTCCCGTGCACCCCTGGCAGCACGCCCACGTCCTCAAGGGCGGCCCGGCCGGGCCCTGGCGGGACGCGCACCCGCTGATGTCCCTGCGCACGCTCGCCCTTGACGGCGGGACACATGTGAAGACCGCGCTCAGTGCCCGGCTGACCTCGTCCGTGCGGGACATCTCGACGTATTCGGTGGGCGCCGCGGTGACGTTGTCGTCGTTCGCCACCGACCTGGCGGACCGCACGGACGGGCTCCTGCACATCACCCGCACGCTGGGCGCGGTGACCGCCGGGTCCCCCGACCTGGCGGCGCTGCTGCGCGAGTCTCCGCAGGCGTACGCGGCACCGGGCGAGCGGGTCCTCCCGGTTGCCGCGCTGGCCACCACCACGCTCCCCGAATCACCGTCCTGGCTGGCCGGGTTCACCCGGCTCGCGCTGACGGTGGGGCTGCGGCTGCTGGACCTGGGCGTGGCCCTGGAGGCGCACGGCCAGAACCTCCTGGTCGTGCTCTCCGGGACCGGCGCCCCGCTCCGCCTGGTCTACCGCGACCTGGCCGACATCCGGCTCAGCCCCGCCCGCCTGCGCCGCCACGGCATCACCCCGCCCGATCTGACGGGCCGCCTGGTCACGGACGACGAAACCGCCCTGCGCCGCAAGCTGTTCGGCTCCCTGGTCGGGGGCGCCCTCGCGAGCACGGCGGGTTCGGGACCGGCCCTGGCGACGGCCCTGGAGGCGGCCGTACGGCACCTGCCCGCCACCCCCGACCTGACGGCACTCCGCGAAGGCCCGCTGCCCACCAAGGCGTTGACCCTGATGCGGCTCTCCCCGCAGGTGCCCGGCGACCAGTGGACGGCCCTGCCGAACCCGCTCGCCGCCGTGCGTTGA
- a CDS encoding SDR family NAD(P)-dependent oxidoreductase: MDRMILVTGATGTIGRDVVRQLAARGAKVRALTRDPARATVPAGVEVVRGDLADPASLAAASAGATAAFLLRPPGPDAGEDAALVAAAREAGVERLVKLSAIATGEAASGPSAQWHVAGERAVRESGLAWTVLRPSSFASNTLTWLKALRAGEPVPNMTGDGASGVIDPRDIAEVAVRALLDAGHSGRTYTLTGPEAITVPGQAAALAEVLGRPVPTRDLSPDETRDFLRTAWGMEGGRADGVLTGLAFVRSGGNAVVTEDVREVLGRPARTFREWAEDHRDAFAAA; the protein is encoded by the coding sequence GTGGACCGCATGATTCTGGTGACGGGTGCCACGGGCACCATCGGACGTGACGTCGTACGACAACTCGCGGCACGCGGCGCGAAGGTGCGCGCGCTCACCCGCGACCCGGCGAGGGCGACGGTGCCCGCCGGGGTGGAGGTGGTGCGCGGCGACCTCGCCGACCCCGCGTCCCTGGCAGCCGCGTCGGCCGGTGCGACGGCCGCGTTCCTGCTCCGGCCGCCCGGCCCCGACGCGGGAGAGGACGCGGCGCTGGTCGCCGCGGCCCGGGAGGCCGGCGTGGAGCGGTTGGTGAAGCTCTCCGCCATCGCCACCGGCGAGGCGGCCTCCGGCCCCTCCGCGCAATGGCACGTGGCCGGCGAACGGGCCGTGCGGGAGAGCGGGCTCGCGTGGACCGTGCTGCGGCCGTCGTCGTTCGCCTCCAACACGCTGACGTGGCTCAAGGCGCTCCGGGCGGGCGAGCCGGTGCCCAACATGACCGGGGACGGCGCGTCCGGTGTGATCGACCCCCGCGACATCGCCGAGGTGGCGGTACGGGCACTGCTCGACGCCGGGCACTCGGGGCGGACGTACACCCTGACCGGTCCCGAGGCGATCACCGTCCCCGGCCAGGCCGCCGCGCTCGCCGAGGTCCTGGGCCGACCGGTGCCGACCCGGGACCTGTCCCCGGACGAGACCCGGGACTTCCTCCGCACGGCCTGGGGCATGGAGGGGGGCCGGGCCGACGGTGTCCTGACCGGCCTCGCGTTCGTCCGCTCCGGTGGGAACGCGGTGGTCACCGAGGACGTCCGTGAGGTGCTCGGGCGGCCGGCGCGGACCTTCCGGGAGTGGGCCGAGGACCACCGGGACGCGTTCGCGGCGGCCTGA
- a CDS encoding AraC family transcriptional regulator: protein MTIAEPLATIPDVLRPWLAGVRTMSFAEPPEGTFVQLPDALTKVVLRVTADGQRDVLAVGPRVRAAYHEGKPHISCVELRLAPGTSRPLLGVPAAELVGRVVPLDALPGGVARRFAREVRWLEPSAALPRIAEVLPGLLTERTDPGRTALLRAGVDALSVRLDRGPAQVRDVAREIAVSERQLRNLFTDGVGVSPKHYARIDRVRTVAARGGSVGWSELAAATGYFDQSHMTADFRALMGVPPRSYFTDRLPGTTPCQAIRIRRP from the coding sequence ATGACCATCGCCGAGCCGCTCGCCACCATCCCCGACGTACTGCGCCCGTGGCTCGCCGGGGTACGGACCATGTCCTTCGCCGAGCCGCCCGAGGGGACGTTCGTGCAGCTGCCGGACGCGCTGACCAAGGTGGTGCTGCGGGTGACGGCGGACGGGCAGCGTGACGTCCTGGCCGTCGGGCCGCGGGTGCGGGCGGCCTACCACGAGGGGAAGCCGCACATCTCGTGCGTGGAACTGCGGCTGGCGCCGGGCACCTCCCGGCCCCTGCTGGGCGTGCCGGCCGCCGAGCTGGTCGGCCGGGTGGTGCCGCTGGACGCCCTGCCGGGCGGGGTGGCCCGCCGGTTCGCGCGGGAGGTGCGGTGGCTGGAGCCGTCGGCGGCGCTGCCGCGGATCGCCGAGGTGCTGCCCGGACTGCTGACCGAACGGACGGATCCAGGCCGGACGGCGCTGCTGCGGGCGGGCGTCGACGCGTTGTCCGTGCGGCTGGACCGGGGACCCGCGCAGGTACGCGACGTGGCCCGCGAAATCGCCGTCAGCGAGCGCCAGTTGCGGAACCTGTTCACCGACGGCGTCGGGGTCTCCCCCAAGCACTACGCCCGTATCGACCGGGTCCGCACGGTCGCCGCCCGCGGGGGCAGCGTCGGATGGTCCGAACTCGCCGCCGCCACCGGCTACTTCGACCAGTCGCACATGACCGCCGACTTCCGCGCCCTGATGGGAGTCCCGCCCCGCTCGTACTTCACGGACCGGCTGCCGGGGACCACGCCCTGCCAGGCGATCCGGATCCGGCGGCCCTGA
- a CDS encoding winged helix-turn-helix transcriptional regulator: protein MPPRRSYDQYCSAARALDVVGDRWTLLIVRELLAGPRRYTDLHADLPGVSTDVLASRLKDMERDGLTTRRRLPPPGAAYVYELTARGRELLPVLQALGRWGEPELGERRPTDAVRAHWFALPLLRALTGEGLVEVRLGEGHFHLRVGAEEGPVYGDGPAPAEPDARLVLDAGTGAALARGESGLAQAVRDGRITVTGDGPLAKELREA from the coding sequence ATGCCACCTCGCCGAAGCTACGACCAGTACTGTTCCGCGGCCCGCGCCCTCGACGTCGTCGGCGACCGCTGGACCCTGCTGATCGTCCGGGAGCTGCTCGCCGGTCCGCGCCGCTACACGGACCTGCACGCGGATCTGCCGGGGGTCAGCACGGACGTCCTCGCCTCCCGGCTGAAGGACATGGAGCGGGACGGGCTCACCACCCGGCGGCGGCTGCCCCCGCCGGGCGCCGCGTACGTCTACGAACTCACCGCCCGCGGACGGGAGTTGCTGCCCGTGTTGCAGGCGCTGGGCCGGTGGGGCGAGCCCGAACTGGGCGAACGCCGGCCCACCGACGCGGTACGCGCCCACTGGTTCGCGCTGCCGTTGCTGCGGGCCCTGACGGGCGAGGGGCTCGTCGAAGTCCGGCTGGGGGAGGGGCACTTCCACCTGCGCGTCGGCGCAGAGGAGGGGCCGGTGTACGGCGACGGCCCGGCACCGGCCGAGCCCGACGCCCGGCTCGTGCTCGACGCCGGGACGGGTGCGGCACTGGCCCGGGGCGAGTCGGGCCTGGCGCAGGCAGTGCGGGACGGGCGGATCACCGTGACGGGGGACGGGCCCTTGGCCAAGGAACTGCGGGAGGCCTGA